In one window of Saprospiraceae bacterium DNA:
- the tuf gene encoding elongation factor Tu — MAKETFNRSKPHVNIGTIGHVDHGKTTLTSAITMVLAEKGLAQKKDYDSIDNAPEEKERGITINTAHVEYETVNRHYAHVDCPGHADYVKNMVTGAAQMDGAILVVAATDGPMPQTREHILLARQVGVPKIVVFMNKVDLVDDAEMLDLVEMEVRELLSKYQFDGDNASVIKGSALKALEGEEGGKQAIMDLMEAVDKDIPEPVRLVDQPFLMPVEDVFSITGRGTVATGRIERGIIKVGEGVEIIGMQAPGEKALTSTITGVEMFRKLLDRGEAGDNAGLLLRGIEKDDIRRGMVICAPGSVKPHMKFKCEVYVLSKDEGGRHTPFFKGYRPQFYFRTTDVTGECLLPDGVEMVMPGDNISLEVTLINPIAMEKGLRFAIREGGRTVGAGQVTEILD, encoded by the coding sequence ATGGCAAAGGAAACATTTAATCGGTCAAAACCGCACGTCAACATCGGTACAATCGGTCACGTTGACCATGGTAAAACAACTCTGACTTCTGCAATCACTATGGTTTTGGCAGAAAAGGGTCTTGCTCAAAAGAAAGATTACGATTCTATTGATAATGCTCCTGAAGAAAAGGAAAGGGGTATTACCATCAATACGGCTCACGTCGAGTACGAAACAGTCAACCGGCATTATGCGCACGTCGATTGTCCGGGTCACGCTGACTATGTAAAAAACATGGTTACAGGTGCTGCTCAGATGGACGGAGCTATCCTCGTAGTTGCTGCAACAGATGGTCCAATGCCTCAAACAAGAGAACACATTCTTCTTGCCAGACAGGTAGGTGTTCCTAAAATTGTTGTTTTCATGAATAAAGTTGATCTCGTGGACGATGCTGAGATGTTGGATCTGGTAGAAATGGAAGTACGCGAGCTTTTAAGTAAATATCAATTCGATGGCGACAATGCATCAGTTATTAAAGGTTCTGCATTGAAAGCACTGGAAGGTGAAGAAGGCGGAAAGCAAGCGATCATGGATTTGATGGAAGCAGTTGATAAGGACATCCCGGAACCAGTTCGTCTGGTCGACCAGCCATTCCTGATGCCTGTTGAAGACGTATTCTCAATTACAGGTCGTGGAACAGTTGCCACCGGAAGAATTGAAAGAGGTATTATCAAAGTTGGAGAAGGTGTTGAGATCATTGGAATGCAGGCTCCTGGAGAAAAAGCACTGACATCTACAATTACCGGTGTAGAGATGTTCCGTAAATTATTGGATCGTGGTGAAGCTGGTGATAATGCAGGATTGTTGTTGAGAGGTATTGAAAAAGATGACATCCGGAGAGGTATGGTTATATGTGCGCCAGGTTCAGTTAAACCACACATGAAATTTAAGTGTGAGGTGTACGTACTTTCCAAAGACGAAGGTGGTCGTCACACTCCGTTCTTTAAAGGATACAGACCTCAGTTCTATTTCAGAACAACCGATGTAACTGGAGAGTGTTTGTTACCGGATGGAGTTGAAATGGTTATGCCAGGTGATAATATTTCTTTGGAAGTGACATTGATCAACCCAATCGCTATGGAAAAAGGTTTGCGTTTTGCGATTCGCGAAGGTGGCCGTACAGTTGGAGCTGGTCAGGTAACTGAAATATTAGATTAA
- a CDS encoding HPF/RaiA family ribosome-associated protein: MMTRIQSIHFDADTKLVQFIEEKMNKFGKILGQDQVEAKVILKLEKTGQIQDKVVELIIHIPGHPLIAKSTRKSFEEALRDALGTLKTQWTKYKTKIQRKH, from the coding sequence ATGATGACAAGGATTCAATCGATTCATTTTGATGCGGACACTAAACTGGTTCAGTTCATTGAAGAGAAAATGAATAAGTTTGGAAAGATATTAGGACAAGACCAAGTTGAAGCAAAGGTTATCCTGAAACTGGAGAAAACGGGTCAGATTCAGGATAAAGTTGTAGAACTTATTATACATATTCCGGGTCACCCACTGATCGCCAAATCCACAAGGAAGTCATTCGAAGAAGCACTCAGAGACGCACTGGGGACTTTGAAAACTCAATGGACAAAGTATAAAACCAAAATCCAAAGGAAGCATTGA